From the Mahella australiensis 50-1 BON genome, the window GGTATATGGTGAAATGTTCAATGCTGCCGTGGAGGCCGCCGCATTCGTAGTAAACGATCGCGATAAGCTATTGGATATAGGGCTATCGTATATACCGACAAGCTCGCAGACTGCTTTAGCTATACGCAGTGCCATAGAGGCCTATAAATCCGGCATGGATTGGAAAGAAGCCAGAAACTATGTACTACATAAGTGCTACAGTCCTATAGCACAATATTCGCCCGTCAATCTTGGCTTTCAGACCATAGGTTGGCTTTATGGAGAAGATTTTGCCGATGCCATATGCAAGGCCGTAAATTGCGGCTATGATACTGATTGTACCGGAGCCACCCTTGGTTCTATACTAGGTATAATGTACGGTACAAAGATTATACCGCAGGAATGGTCAGCGCCGCTTAGCGATACCATCACCACAAACGCCTCATGGGGTGGCATAATGAACCTTGAAGAGCCGAAAAACCTCGATGAACTGACAAAACGTACCTGCGATATAGGCAAAAAAGTGTTGGCCTATAATAAGACTGAGATTGAAGTTAACGAGAGCATTACCGATCTACAACATGTGGATACTGGAGCGCTTTATGCACCGGATGAAGTAAGAGAGCTGTGGTCGTTATCACCTATGCAGGTGGATTTTGATATTACAACTATTAAAGCATCCATCGATTATATCGATCAGCCTGTGATAAAAGCGGGGGAATCAAAAGGGATAAAGCTTACATTAGAGAATCCGCGGCCTATGGATCTGACGGCTGTCGTAACTATAAATATGCCAAAGGGGTGGGCTTGTGGTCCTGCTTGTACAAAGAGCGTAAATATACCGTCTAGAGGGAAAAGCGAGGCCATATGGCATATAACGGCGGACGATGTAAGGCTTATAGAACAATCCAATCGCGGCAGTATCCACATAGAGATAAACGGAAGGCCACAAGGAGAGGATATACCTGTGGTTTTGTTGGGGTGCAAACGTTGGTTGATATCGCCTGTAGATGCGGCTTTTAATCCGGATGGCGATGATGTAAAACAATGGCAGGTAGTCGATTTTATTGACAATGCTTTGGTTGTAGAGCCGTATTTTAACGGTAAGTCCGGCAGCATATATTTGTGCCATTATGTATACTCTCCTGATGATCGAACAGCACATGTCGGTGTGCCTTCGAACTGTCCTATGGAATTGTGGGCTAACGGTATAAAGGTACATGAAGTGGAACAAAAGCGGATACCCAGGCCTAATTATAGTGGCGATGGAGCCAGCTATGTCGATGTGTCGATTAAGCAAGGCTGGAATCAGTTCATTGTTAAGCTAACGCGGCAGAATGAACCTGTAGATGCTTATTTCACCTTGTCTACAGGTCATCCTTATTATCATGGCATGAGCGATGTGATCGAATGCCGTTTGCCTTGGGAATGAGCTTATACTAATGTTTCTATAATGACAGCAAGTGTAGATGCATAACGGGCTAAAAAACTAAAACAGGGGGATTTTAAATGAAGAAGTTGAGGTTATTCACAGTATGGATATTGGCTTTCGCTCTATTGCTGTCTATGGTATTGGTTGGTTGTGGTACTGCTACGACTGAAGACGAGAAGCAACCCGCCGAGACCGTTGAACAAACGACGGACCAAGGAGGAGAAGAGGCCGAAAATAAGTCCGAGCAAACCCAAGGTACTCCAACCGAG encodes:
- a CDS encoding ADP-ribosylglycohydrolase family protein, producing the protein MMGAVKLSWKDYYDKVYACWLGKNCGGTLGTPLERAYGQEEMFDVWWYPQLQEGGMPNDDLEIQLIWLKALEERGLGIKARDLAEYWLDCVQYNFDEYGLHKTNLRQGLLPPVSGFYNNWFKDCMGCPIRSEIWACIAPGRPDIAVRYAYEDAIVDHAGGESVYGEMFNAAVEAAAFVVNDRDKLLDIGLSYIPTSSQTALAIRSAIEAYKSGMDWKEARNYVLHKCYSPIAQYSPVNLGFQTIGWLYGEDFADAICKAVNCGYDTDCTGATLGSILGIMYGTKIIPQEWSAPLSDTITTNASWGGIMNLEEPKNLDELTKRTCDIGKKVLAYNKTEIEVNESITDLQHVDTGALYAPDEVRELWSLSPMQVDFDITTIKASIDYIDQPVIKAGESKGIKLTLENPRPMDLTAVVTINMPKGWACGPACTKSVNIPSRGKSEAIWHITADDVRLIEQSNRGSIHIEINGRPQGEDIPVVLLGCKRWLISPVDAAFNPDGDDVKQWQVVDFIDNALVVEPYFNGKSGSIYLCHYVYSPDDRTAHVGVPSNCPMELWANGIKVHEVEQKRIPRPNYSGDGASYVDVSIKQGWNQFIVKLTRQNEPVDAYFTLSTGHPYYHGMSDVIECRLPWE